In a genomic window of Myxococcaceae bacterium JPH2:
- a CDS encoding TonB-dependent receptor, protein MAPRTLHLLWLLLFSASTNAWAQDSSIGGTVIHAADRLPVTNARVTASSPALDEERITVTDDAGKFQFTQLPPGLYVLQFEADDFLPQRRNEVSLRAGRAIRVNVELIPEQFIEFDEERLPVAGVNPWPDFDARVPTARESIEEGFTDELARHRPAMDFGGLLRSFDSSLELFPGTRVMAGGLSLHGASPFENDTLLDGLSIQDPVFGVNALPLPEAFVANLSLVTRGALPDDARAVGAHIIATTPSGHTRPHGAIFATWTPGLWEGPRSRAQLAAGLVRQESLHQFGDLGGIIRGSLMKHRKWTFVLGAAPTFRRMALSTASSNEDSTPESVSNFHDRRAVQVMGKLEFAPSRAESLSLSFITLPTLSDGFAPVASTPASAALVNSTSTRTSLAWARRLVESNVKLQAQVGWLHRDSTFEERTSLERTDLGEQREDSAERYQANFQFERDAEDAHALKAGVNTEYLVHERSGHLLENTFHGQDETDLRHDVLAARTRGQRLGAFVQDAWSPLRGLSVSGGLRYDLQRVLPEAGGPALLTGSRVSPRLGVTYGQDHFVRYFAQFGMAMSQVPLALVEAHALARETVLTAPTAQDFVAGLDARSGFETRLSLQYLRRALHAPIDDVRSAHPSNDRTYDAVTVVLGRNDPEAQDGLQFLLSYTWSRLAEEGQGRVRLAPTPTSSPDPMGLGVLSASPADRPHAVKAFAAWTLLMGRDLISQVGLSYLGESGAWMTEAPRRLDWHHSLDAFVTLGTWNTGSGRFVGGLDVFNLLNFQSVTRTDALGAPSEYQSPRQLRIQARYTF, encoded by the coding sequence ATGGCGCCGAGGACGCTCCACCTCCTGTGGCTCCTGCTGTTCTCCGCCAGCACCAACGCCTGGGCACAAGACTCCTCCATAGGCGGGACCGTCATCCATGCCGCGGACCGCCTGCCCGTCACCAATGCGCGCGTCACGGCGAGTTCGCCGGCCCTGGATGAGGAGCGGATCACCGTCACGGATGACGCGGGGAAGTTTCAATTCACTCAGCTTCCACCGGGCCTCTATGTCCTGCAGTTCGAGGCGGATGACTTCCTTCCCCAGCGTCGAAACGAAGTGAGCCTGCGGGCAGGGAGAGCCATTCGCGTCAACGTCGAACTCATCCCCGAGCAGTTCATCGAGTTCGATGAAGAGCGGCTTCCGGTGGCGGGGGTGAACCCCTGGCCGGACTTCGATGCGCGGGTGCCCACCGCGCGAGAATCCATCGAGGAAGGCTTCACCGATGAGCTGGCGCGTCACCGTCCCGCCATGGACTTCGGAGGCCTGCTGCGCTCATTCGACAGCAGCCTGGAGCTCTTTCCGGGGACCCGGGTGATGGCAGGGGGACTCAGCCTTCACGGCGCATCTCCGTTCGAGAACGACACCCTCCTCGACGGACTGTCCATTCAGGACCCCGTCTTCGGCGTCAACGCCCTGCCCCTTCCCGAGGCCTTCGTCGCGAACCTGAGCCTCGTCACCCGCGGCGCCCTGCCCGATGACGCGCGGGCCGTGGGCGCCCACATCATCGCAACCACCCCTTCCGGCCACACCCGACCGCATGGGGCCATCTTCGCGACCTGGACGCCAGGCCTGTGGGAAGGACCTCGCTCGCGAGCCCAACTCGCCGCGGGCCTGGTGCGCCAGGAGTCCCTTCACCAGTTTGGCGATCTCGGCGGCATCATTCGTGGCTCCTTGATGAAGCACCGGAAGTGGACCTTCGTCCTCGGAGCCGCGCCCACCTTCCGCCGAATGGCCCTGTCGACAGCCTCCTCCAACGAGGACTCGACACCCGAATCCGTCTCGAACTTTCACGACCGACGCGCTGTCCAGGTGATGGGCAAGCTCGAGTTCGCGCCCTCGCGGGCCGAGTCGCTTTCCCTGTCCTTCATCACCCTGCCGACGCTCTCCGACGGCTTCGCTCCGGTGGCGAGCACCCCCGCTTCAGCGGCGCTCGTGAACAGCACCTCCACTCGGACGAGCCTTGCCTGGGCCCGCCGCCTCGTTGAATCGAACGTGAAGCTCCAGGCCCAGGTCGGATGGCTTCACCGGGACTCCACCTTCGAGGAGAGGACGTCGCTGGAGCGGACCGACCTGGGCGAACAGCGCGAGGACAGCGCGGAGCGCTACCAGGCGAACTTCCAGTTCGAGCGCGACGCGGAAGATGCCCATGCCCTCAAGGCGGGCGTGAACACGGAGTACCTCGTCCACGAGCGCTCCGGCCACCTCCTGGAGAACACCTTCCACGGACAGGACGAGACCGACCTTCGCCATGACGTGCTCGCGGCGAGAACGCGAGGACAACGCCTTGGGGCCTTCGTCCAGGATGCCTGGTCCCCTCTGCGTGGACTCTCCGTGTCCGGGGGGCTTCGCTATGACCTCCAGCGCGTGCTGCCCGAGGCAGGAGGCCCCGCGCTTCTCACCGGAAGCCGCGTGTCTCCACGGCTGGGCGTGACGTATGGGCAGGACCACTTCGTGCGCTACTTCGCGCAGTTCGGGATGGCCATGTCGCAAGTACCGCTCGCACTCGTGGAGGCCCACGCGCTGGCGCGAGAGACCGTGCTCACCGCGCCCACGGCGCAGGACTTCGTGGCTGGACTGGATGCCCGCAGTGGGTTCGAGACGAGGCTCAGCCTCCAGTACCTCCGCCGTGCGCTGCACGCCCCCATCGACGACGTGCGGAGCGCACATCCATCGAACGACCGCACCTATGACGCCGTCACGGTGGTGCTCGGTCGCAACGACCCCGAGGCCCAGGACGGCCTGCAATTCCTGCTCAGCTACACGTGGTCGCGACTCGCGGAAGAAGGCCAGGGGCGCGTCCGTCTCGCGCCAACGCCCACCTCCAGTCCTGACCCGATGGGCTTGGGTGTGCTCTCCGCGTCGCCCGCGGATCGCCCCCACGCCGTGAAGGCCTTTGCCGCGTGGACGCTCTTGATGGGCCGCGACCTCATCTCCCAGGTGGGGCTCTCGTATCTGGGTGAGTCAGGCGCATGGATGACCGAGGCCCCTCGCCGGCTGGACTGGCATCACAGCCTGGATGCCTTCGTGACGCTCGGCACCTGGAACACGGGCTCCGGGCGATTCGTCGGCGGACTGGATGTCTTCAACCTGCTCAACTTCCAGAGTGTCACTCGGACCGATGCCCTCGGCGCACCGTCCGAGTACCAATCCCCCCGGCAGCTCCGCATCCAGGCACGCTACACGTTCTGA